One genomic window of Gracilinema caldarium DSM 7334 includes the following:
- the flhA gene encoding flagellar biosynthesis protein FlhA: protein MSDARRILSDSFLKDRSDLFVAIGVVAVVMMLIIPLPTVLLDALMALNLVLALLILLIVLYTKRPTDFSIFPTILLVSTVFGLAINVSSTRLILSQGARFDGKMIKAFSSFVVGSGGTEGLVIGFVIFIVIIAVQAIVITKGATRVAEVAARFALDALPGKQMAIEAEYNSGAITEEEAFRRKNELQREVDFYGAMDGASKFVSGNVKVGIFITVINVLGGIIIGVSLHGENIIAALGTYTTFSIGDGLLSQFPALLVSTATGIIVTRSISDGTFGSDVTSQFSRDARIYWIGAFVLAALSLMPGFPWYVLIPLALVLGFTAYRLGQGKLKQQEAEKTKTAAAKKPADESAEMSPVVPLDPLSLELGYGLIPLVDRDKGAELLERVHRIRRESALDLGLVIPRIRIIDNMRLEPSEYCFKIKGVDVGRGKIRMGYFLCINPGGVTDEIPGEKTKDPAFGLPALWISEDRREEAERAGYTVVDPPSIIATHLTEIIKRHAAEILGRQETQGILETLKKEYPAVVEEAQKLLSLGEIQKVLQALLREQVSIRNMVAILEALADFAPVTKDTQFLTEKARQALARQICLQYADDERTLRVLTIEQSLEQKIIDSRVETSSGVVAALEPALQRAWIKALSRSVAAMQEQGMIPLVLCSEAGRPLVKSSTEREIPDLVVLSVPEIVADITVEAVGEIRIE, encoded by the coding sequence ATGTCCGATGCACGTAGAATTTTGAGCGACAGTTTTTTAAAGGACAGAAGTGATCTCTTTGTAGCAATTGGTGTTGTAGCCGTTGTCATGATGTTGATCATTCCTCTGCCGACGGTGCTCCTCGATGCGCTTATGGCGCTGAACCTTGTATTAGCCCTTTTAATTTTACTTATTGTTTTATATACCAAGCGTCCAACCGATTTCAGTATTTTCCCAACTATACTGTTGGTATCTACTGTTTTTGGTCTTGCAATCAATGTTTCTTCCACGAGGCTCATTTTGTCCCAGGGGGCAAGATTCGACGGTAAAATGATAAAGGCCTTTTCATCCTTTGTTGTCGGTAGTGGGGGGACAGAAGGTCTCGTTATAGGATTTGTTATTTTTATTGTTATCATCGCAGTCCAGGCCATTGTCATTACCAAAGGTGCAACCAGGGTTGCCGAAGTAGCCGCCCGTTTTGCCCTCGATGCATTGCCCGGTAAACAGATGGCTATCGAAGCGGAATATAACTCAGGGGCAATCACTGAAGAAGAAGCCTTCAGAAGGAAAAATGAGCTCCAGCGGGAAGTTGATTTTTACGGTGCCATGGATGGCGCGAGCAAATTTGTATCCGGCAACGTTAAAGTTGGCATTTTTATCACCGTTATTAATGTACTCGGGGGGATCATCATTGGGGTCTCTTTGCATGGAGAAAATATTATTGCCGCCCTGGGAACCTATACTACATTTTCTATTGGTGACGGCCTCCTTTCCCAATTCCCAGCTCTTCTCGTATCAACTGCGACAGGTATCATCGTTACCCGTTCTATTTCTGATGGGACCTTTGGGTCCGATGTTACGAGTCAATTTTCCCGGGATGCCCGGATATACTGGATCGGAGCCTTTGTTCTGGCAGCCCTATCCTTAATGCCGGGCTTTCCCTGGTATGTACTGATACCCCTTGCTCTGGTTCTCGGATTTACCGCATATCGCCTTGGACAGGGAAAATTAAAACAGCAGGAAGCCGAAAAGACAAAAACTGCCGCCGCTAAAAAACCCGCCGATGAAAGCGCAGAAATGTCGCCAGTGGTGCCCTTAGACCCGCTCTCATTGGAGCTAGGGTATGGACTTATTCCCCTAGTAGACCGTGATAAGGGTGCAGAACTTCTTGAGCGGGTTCATCGAATTCGCAGAGAATCAGCTCTGGATCTCGGCCTGGTCATCCCCAGGATCAGAATTATCGATAATATGCGGCTCGAGCCTTCTGAGTATTGTTTTAAAATTAAGGGGGTTGATGTGGGCCGCGGAAAGATCCGAATGGGATATTTTCTCTGCATAAATCCTGGTGGAGTGACTGATGAAATTCCGGGTGAAAAGACAAAGGATCCCGCCTTCGGGCTCCCTGCTTTATGGATTAGTGAAGATCGCCGGGAAGAAGCAGAACGGGCAGGGTACACCGTGGTGGATCCGCCATCAATCATTGCAACCCATCTAACGGAAATTATTAAACGGCATGCAGCGGAAATTTTAGGCCGCCAGGAAACCCAGGGTATCCTTGAAACCCTTAAAAAAGAGTATCCTGCAGTGGTAGAAGAAGCACAAAAATTGTTGTCTCTTGGAGAAATTCAAAAGGTATTGCAAGCCCTGCTCCGAGAACAGGTTTCCATACGTAATATGGTTGCCATTCTCGAAGCCCTGGCAGACTTTGCACCGGTCACCAAGGATACCCAGTTCCTCACCGAGAAAGCACGCCAGGCTTTAGCACGGCAAATCTGTCTACAGTATGCCGATGATGAACGGACCTTGAGGGTGCTTACTATAGAGCAGTCTTTGGAGCAGAAGATTATAGACAGCAGGGTAGAGACTTCAAGCGGCGTGGTTGCTGCTTTGGAACCAGCTCTACAGAGGGCATGGATAAAAGCACTGTCCCGATCGGTAGCAGCTATGCAGGAACAGGGCATGATTCCTCTAGTACTTTGTTCTGAAGCAGGCCGTCCCTTGGTAAAATCCAGTACAGAACGGGAAATTCCGGACCTTGTTGTACTGTCGGTTCCGGAAATTGTAGCAGATATAACCGTTGAAGCGGTAGGCGAAATTCGAATAGAATAA
- the flhB gene encoding flagellar biosynthesis protein FlhB, with amino-acid sequence MKQQQHFSELFDEQLSLQKALSIDLQWFAAEDEGRTEEPSEYKIRKAREEGRVAKSQELIGSLVLLLPTLTLIFLGPSMFKTCLEMFRFFFTRLNEVDSMLNGMFFVVFITYFARLALPIIAVAMLSGIIANLVQTGFLFTTKPLLPKFSKIVPRLGQYFQRTLFSIEGLFNFAKSIVKIAIIGIVSYVIISSKIAQLARLQTATLWTGFTTIASLTIQLLLIAALLLLGLSIPDYLFQRWQYMEFLKMTKQEVKEERKMYEGDPLIKSRLRQRMRELLSRNMAANVPKADVVITNPTHYAVALEWNRDTMPAPMVTAKGVDEVAQRIKAIANEHAVPIVENKPLARALYAEVEIGDIIPETYYQAIATVLAHVYKINEERRKSAV; translated from the coding sequence GTGAAACAACAGCAGCATTTCTCTGAGCTGTTTGATGAACAACTGTCACTCCAAAAGGCGCTTTCCATCGATCTGCAATGGTTTGCCGCAGAAGATGAAGGCAGAACAGAAGAACCTTCGGAATATAAAATCCGAAAAGCCCGGGAAGAGGGGCGGGTTGCGAAAAGTCAGGAGCTCATCGGATCACTTGTTCTTTTACTTCCAACCTTAACCCTGATTTTTTTAGGCCCCTCCATGTTCAAGACCTGCCTTGAGATGTTCCGTTTCTTTTTTACCCGTCTTAATGAGGTGGATTCCATGCTGAATGGCATGTTTTTTGTAGTGTTTATAACCTATTTTGCCCGGCTTGCATTGCCCATCATTGCGGTAGCTATGCTGTCGGGGATTATCGCCAATCTTGTTCAGACGGGATTTCTCTTTACCACCAAACCACTGCTTCCCAAATTTTCTAAAATTGTTCCCCGTCTGGGGCAGTATTTTCAGCGAACCTTATTTTCCATCGAGGGATTATTCAATTTTGCAAAATCTATCGTAAAAATTGCAATAATAGGTATTGTATCCTATGTCATAATTAGCTCTAAAATCGCACAACTGGCCCGTTTACAAACGGCTACGCTCTGGACCGGTTTTACGACAATAGCCAGTCTTACCATCCAGTTACTTCTTATTGCCGCCCTCTTATTGTTAGGTCTTTCTATTCCCGATTATCTCTTCCAGCGCTGGCAATATATGGAATTTTTAAAAATGACCAAACAGGAAGTAAAGGAAGAGCGAAAAATGTATGAGGGGGATCCCCTCATTAAAAGCAGACTCAGACAACGAATGCGGGAACTCCTTTCCAGAAATATGGCCGCCAATGTGCCTAAGGCCGATGTGGTCATTACCAACCCGACCCATTATGCCGTAGCACTAGAGTGGAATAGGGATACCATGCCAGCACCGATGGTGACAGCCAAGGGTGTTGATGAGGTAGCCCAACGGATTAAAGCCATAGCCAATGAACATGCTGTTCCTATTGTAGAAAATAAACCTTTAGCTCGGGCCCTATACGCAGAAGTGGAAATAGGGGATATAATACCAGAAACCTATTATCAGGCCATTGCCACAGTGCTGGCCCATGTATATAAGATTAATGAAGAACGCCGGAAATCGGCGGTATAG
- the fliR gene encoding flagellar biosynthetic protein FliR yields the protein MLNQILANAPLYLLIAVRALAMIEVAPLISSDAIPQVAKVSLAGFAAFMVFPQAAPIDLPQEVFNLTYLLLVIGEAFIGIIIGFYLTIIYSAFSSAGQFFSLQMGFGASETYDPLAQIENPLMGQYLNLIGMLVFLSVDGFQQLFLGGFQRSVQSFNVLTLITAREGILNVMIKGLSQLFVDALVISMPILGTLFLISLAMGLLSKAAPQMNLLTEGFPISITVAFILIMATMPFLVEAFAYVINNGFSILERVITSMGRQL from the coding sequence ATGTTGAACCAGATCCTGGCAAATGCACCGCTTTATTTACTCATTGCAGTACGAGCCTTGGCCATGATCGAGGTTGCTCCCCTTATTTCTTCCGATGCTATTCCACAGGTAGCTAAAGTTTCTTTGGCAGGTTTTGCTGCCTTTATGGTGTTTCCTCAGGCTGCTCCTATAGACCTTCCTCAGGAAGTATTTAATCTTACTTATTTACTGCTGGTTATCGGAGAAGCCTTTATTGGCATCATTATTGGTTTTTATCTCACTATCATTTATTCTGCTTTTTCATCGGCAGGACAATTTTTTTCATTGCAAATGGGATTTGGTGCTTCTGAAACCTATGACCCCCTGGCACAGATCGAAAACCCCCTTATGGGACAGTACCTCAACCTGATTGGTATGCTCGTATTTCTGTCTGTGGACGGGTTTCAGCAACTGTTCCTAGGTGGTTTCCAGCGTTCAGTCCAATCTTTCAATGTGCTTACCCTGATTACTGCAAGAGAAGGGATTCTGAACGTTATGATCAAAGGCTTAAGCCAGCTATTTGTAGATGCCCTTGTTATTTCCATGCCCATACTGGGAACCCTCTTTCTCATTTCTCTTGCGATGGGGCTGCTTTCTAAGGCTGCTCCTCAGATGAATCTTCTGACTGAAGGTTTTCCCATTTCAATTACTGTGGCATTCATCCTTATTATGGCTACCATGCCATTTTTAGTGGAAGCCTTTGCCTACGTGATAAACAATGGGTTTAGTATACTCGAAAGGGTTATCACATCGATGGGGAGGCAACTGTGA
- the fliQ gene encoding flagellar biosynthesis protein FliQ — MDIGDIVTLMRGGILQVIILSAPILVTALVVGLIVAILQATTSIQEQTLTFVPKILAILLILALLGGFMFSSLGDYTIQLFKMIPSMAR; from the coding sequence ATGGACATTGGTGATATTGTCACTCTGATGCGGGGTGGAATTTTACAGGTCATTATTCTATCAGCTCCCATCCTGGTCACAGCCCTGGTTGTTGGTCTTATTGTTGCCATTTTACAAGCTACGACATCAATTCAGGAACAAACCCTGACCTTTGTTCCCAAAATTCTTGCGATACTTCTTATTCTGGCCCTCTTAGGTGGCTTTATGTTTTCTTCGCTGGGGGATTATACGATCCAGTTATTTAAGATGATTCCTTCCATGGCGAGGTAA
- the fliP gene encoding flagellar type III secretion system pore protein FliP (The bacterial flagellar biogenesis protein FliP forms a type III secretion system (T3SS)-type pore required for flagellar assembly.), giving the protein MKGLQRLLLLIYLCFLSSLIPLAAQTAQGTQTGTQNQNFPTRSTQGTVRVPTPQAPPVVPFIDLTIRNPNSGKEVAFSLQLLLLLTVLSLAPSLLILMTSFLRISIVLDFIKRALSLQQAPPNQVILGISLFLTLFIMWPTFQEVYEKSFKPLSDGKIGIEEAYTQAEKPLRLFMYRQMQGNPNNIRLFMAMRGLPKPNTLADVPTYVLIPAFILNELTVAFKIGILLFIPFIIIDMVVASVLMSMGMIMLPPVMISMPFKLILFVLVDGWGLLTEQLVRSFF; this is encoded by the coding sequence ATGAAAGGGCTGCAACGTCTCCTTCTCCTGATATATTTATGTTTCCTTAGTTCTCTTATACCCCTCGCTGCTCAAACTGCCCAGGGAACCCAGACTGGGACCCAGAATCAAAATTTTCCTACCCGGTCAACCCAGGGTACCGTACGGGTTCCAACTCCACAGGCTCCACCGGTAGTTCCCTTTATAGATCTGACTATACGGAACCCGAATTCGGGTAAAGAGGTTGCCTTTTCATTACAATTACTACTACTCCTTACGGTCTTATCCCTCGCTCCAAGTCTTTTAATACTTATGACCAGCTTTCTTAGAATTTCTATTGTGCTGGACTTTATCAAACGAGCCCTTTCACTTCAGCAGGCACCGCCCAACCAGGTGATTCTGGGAATATCTCTCTTCCTCACCCTTTTTATCATGTGGCCAACCTTCCAGGAAGTTTACGAAAAATCTTTCAAGCCTCTCTCGGATGGGAAAATTGGCATTGAAGAAGCCTATACACAGGCGGAAAAACCTTTACGACTATTTATGTACCGCCAAATGCAGGGAAACCCGAATAATATACGGCTCTTTATGGCAATGCGAGGACTCCCAAAACCGAATACTTTGGCAGATGTTCCGACCTATGTACTCATTCCTGCTTTTATTCTTAATGAACTCACAGTAGCGTTCAAAATCGGTATCCTCTTGTTTATACCATTCATAATCATTGATATGGTCGTCGCCAGTGTGCTTATGTCTATGGGTATGATTATGCTTCCTCCGGTTATGATATCCATGCCCTTTAAGCTTATTCTTTTTGTTTTAGTCGATGGATGGGGGCTTTTGACTGAACAACTGGTGCGGTCTTTTTTCTAA
- a CDS encoding FliO/MopB family protein: protein MLVAFSGSTLLFSQTTSQNGSQVVQSAQAPNGTDEGALQIGETAGTDTVRAQSGITFWTVFRLVLVLGLSVAAIYGIVFWLKKLARPAELRDPYLRVLASTHLGSNRYIHIVAVGTKAWLVGSSDGSVQPIAEITDKETLDAMFLDESKKLAETGKSQHDFTSILRRFIPQSHSDNQNLQSPVNIHAERLKKQRERLRGL, encoded by the coding sequence ATGTTGGTGGCGTTTTCGGGCAGTACTTTGCTTTTTAGTCAGACAACATCTCAAAATGGGTCTCAGGTTGTTCAATCGGCTCAGGCTCCCAATGGTACCGATGAGGGGGCGTTACAGATTGGTGAAACAGCAGGAACAGACACTGTTCGAGCCCAGAGTGGAATTACCTTTTGGACAGTGTTCCGTCTTGTCCTGGTATTGGGTCTTTCTGTTGCCGCTATTTATGGTATCGTATTCTGGCTTAAGAAACTTGCCAGACCTGCTGAACTGCGAGACCCTTACCTTAGGGTACTCGCAAGCACCCATCTAGGATCTAACCGATATATTCATATCGTTGCCGTTGGTACGAAAGCATGGCTTGTAGGCTCTTCCGATGGATCTGTTCAACCTATAGCGGAAATTACCGACAAGGAAACCCTGGATGCCATGTTTCTTGATGAATCCAAAAAACTGGCTGAGACCGGGAAATCACAACACGACTTTACATCGATATTACGTCGTTTTATACCTCAGTCCCATTCAGATAATCAAAATCTACAGAGCCCTGTCAATATACATGCAGAACGGCTCAAAAAACAGCGTGAACGGCTTCGGGGGCTGTAG